A stretch of the Aegilops tauschii subsp. strangulata cultivar AL8/78 chromosome 4, Aet v6.0, whole genome shotgun sequence genome encodes the following:
- the LOC141021713 gene encoding uncharacterized protein: protein MAEEPSAKRHRGEMSDKSSNLDDVPVPGEKREYTKTLTGVELHGKETLEIVCTSERDKADEMMSRLRMKGGGLYPSFIGVDVEFTRKDEPPQMAAVLQLPKHLKEFLQEEKLYTFASFSIERDKRMLNMSGLEINPKNFADIQQLWRVPGTGKEYDSLADVAASVIHPFYKSMKKKNNRKEDHKLWGISPLPDKLIEYAGRDAYATYKSWKKIENIIIVGKFQNSRRLNQLACVMCVTV, encoded by the exons ATGGCGGAGGAACCGTCTGCCAAGCGTCATCGTGGCGAGATGTCCGACAAGAGCAGTAACCTCGACGATGTTCCCGTCCCCGGGGAGAAGCGCGAGTACACCAAAACCCTCACAGGGGTTGAGCTCCACGGCAAGGAGACACTGGAGATTGTCTGCACCAGCGAACGAGACAAGGCCGACGAGATGATGAGCAGGCTTAGGATGAAAGGCGGCGGCTTGTATCCTAGCTTCATCGGAGTTGATGTGGAGTTTACCAGAAAAGATGAACCTCCCCAGATGGCAGCAGTCCTGCAATT GCCCAAGCACCTCAAAGAGTTCCTACAGGAGGAGAAATTGTACACATTTGCCAGTTTCAGCATTGAACGTGACAAGAGGATGTTGAACATGTCTGGTTTGGAGATCAACCCCAAGAACTTTGCCGACATTCAGCAACTCTGGAGAGTTCCTGGCACTGGAAAAGAGTACGACTCCTTGGCGGATGTTGCTGCCAGCGTCATCCACCCATTCTACAAAAGCatgaagaagaagaacaacaggAAGGAAGACCACAAACTGTGGGGGATTAGCCCGCTGCCAGACAAGCTCATCGAGTACGCAGGAAGAGATGCGTATGCCACGTACAAGTCATGGAAGAAAATTGAAAACATCATAATAGTTGGGAAATTTCAAAACAGCAGGAG GTTGAACCAGCTTGCTTGTGTCATGTGTGTCACGGTTTGA